In the genome of Pelagibacterium nitratireducens, one region contains:
- a CDS encoding ABC transporter permease, with translation MKIGVVIRLVVLALLIAFIVTPQSFAPLFAPLVREGTPPIYTQTTILSLTLSHLAIVGFATVLATLFAVGLAILVTRPFGEEFLPLSRAIANIGQTFPPVAVLALAVPMLGFGTGPTLVALFLYGLLPIFENALTGLTSLAPSVREASRGTGMTGWQRLSGVELPLALPVILAGIRLSAVISLSTATIGSTVAARTLGEVIIAGLVSGNTAFVLQGGLIVGALAVLIYDGFVGLEKFMARRMGGI, from the coding sequence ATGAAGATCGGGGTCGTCATAAGGCTGGTGGTTCTGGCGTTGCTCATCGCGTTCATCGTGACGCCGCAAAGCTTTGCGCCGCTGTTTGCGCCGCTGGTGCGTGAGGGCACGCCACCGATCTACACCCAGACGACCATCCTCTCGCTCACCCTGAGCCATCTGGCCATCGTGGGGTTTGCAACCGTGCTCGCAACGCTGTTCGCGGTCGGGCTGGCCATTCTGGTCACGCGCCCGTTCGGCGAGGAATTCCTGCCCCTTTCGCGCGCCATCGCCAATATCGGGCAGACCTTCCCGCCGGTCGCGGTTTTGGCGCTGGCTGTGCCCATGCTCGGGTTCGGCACAGGGCCAACTCTGGTTGCGCTGTTTTTGTATGGGTTGCTGCCGATTTTCGAGAACGCCCTGACCGGGCTGACGTCGCTGGCTCCCTCGGTGCGCGAGGCATCGCGCGGCACCGGCATGACCGGCTGGCAGCGTCTCTCGGGGGTCGAATTGCCGCTGGCGCTTCCGGTGATCCTTGCGGGCATCAGGCTTTCGGCAGTCATCTCGCTCTCGACCGCCACCATCGGCTCGACCGTTGCGGCCCGCACCCTGGGCGAAGTCATCATTGCCGGGCTGGTTTCGGGCAACACGGCTTTCGTCTTGCAGGGCGGGCTGATCGTGGGGGCTTTGGCGGTCTTGATCTATGACGGGTTCGTGGGGCTGGAAAAATTCATGGCCCGCCGCATGGGAGGCATCTAG
- a CDS encoding ABC transporter permease has protein sequence MVETLKVFLRNRKAAFGLLIVLAYVLVAVFGPMILGADPMARVGRPHTPPDGEALMGTTRMGRDVFSQLVYGTRTSLAVGFFAGLLVVMIGTVLGIAAGYFGGVIDEIINFCTNVVLVIPQLPLLLVIAAFVGQTSPVVIAIIIGVTSWAWGARVTRAQTMTLRQREYIQASELIGEPAHRMIFVELLPNLLSIIGFNFIGSVTYTIITQATLEFLGLGNPMSVSWGTMLYHAQNSSAITVGAWWEVLAPAVAVAGIGIGLSLLNFGVDEISNPRLRTLGTIAAAAKAQEKLDRQRAAGKLEAAQ, from the coding sequence ATGGTTGAAACCCTCAAAGTCTTCCTGCGCAACCGCAAGGCGGCCTTCGGCCTGCTGATCGTGCTCGCCTATGTCCTGGTCGCCGTTTTCGGGCCGATGATCCTGGGCGCCGATCCCATGGCGCGGGTGGGCCGCCCCCATACGCCGCCCGATGGCGAGGCGCTGATGGGCACGACCCGGATGGGACGCGACGTCTTTTCGCAACTGGTCTACGGCACGCGCACCTCGCTGGCCGTAGGGTTTTTCGCCGGGCTGCTGGTGGTGATGATCGGCACCGTTTTGGGCATTGCCGCGGGCTATTTCGGGGGCGTTATCGACGAGATCATCAATTTCTGCACCAATGTCGTGCTCGTCATTCCCCAGCTACCGCTGCTCTTGGTGATCGCCGCCTTCGTTGGCCAAACCTCACCCGTCGTCATCGCCATCATCATCGGGGTGACCTCGTGGGCATGGGGGGCGCGGGTGACGCGCGCCCAGACAATGACCTTGCGCCAGCGCGAATATATCCAGGCGTCCGAGTTGATCGGCGAGCCGGCCCACCGGATGATCTTTGTGGAATTGCTGCCCAACCTGCTCTCGATCATCGGGTTCAATTTCATCGGTTCGGTGACCTACACCATCATCACCCAGGCGACGCTGGAATTTCTGGGCCTGGGCAATCCCATGTCGGTGTCGTGGGGCACCATGCTCTACCATGCCCAGAATTCATCGGCGATCACCGTGGGGGCGTGGTGGGAAGTGCTGGCCCCGGCCGTTGCGGTGGCGGGCATCGGCATCGGGCTCTCGCTTCTCAATTTCGGGGTCGATGAAATCTCCAACCCGCGCCTGCGCACGCTCGGCACCATAGCGGCGGCCGCCAAAGCGCAGGAAAAGCTCGACCGCCAGCGCGCGGCCGGCAAGCTGGAGGCAGCACAATGA
- a CDS encoding ABC transporter ATP-binding protein has product MSALVSVRGLQVDYLTGKGLFTAVRNVDFDIGQGEVMGLAGESGSGKSTIAFSLMRLHRPPAIISRGSITIDGTDVLAMPAAKLEKWRWSSVSMVFQSAMNSLNPVLTLFEQFRDMLARHTGLSRPEIRARAEELLALVGIPAARLDDYPHQLSGGMRQRVVLTMALALNPKLIIMDEPTTALDVVVQREILQEIMALKAQFGFSILFITHDLALMSQFADRIAVMLEGEIVEHAPTAAIVSDPQHDYTRKLWDAMPRIAVREAS; this is encoded by the coding sequence ATGAGCGCATTGGTTTCGGTTCGCGGCCTGCAGGTCGATTATCTCACCGGCAAGGGGTTGTTCACCGCCGTCAGGAACGTCGATTTCGATATCGGGCAGGGCGAGGTGATGGGGCTGGCCGGAGAATCGGGTTCGGGGAAATCGACGATCGCCTTTTCCCTGATGCGCCTGCACCGCCCGCCCGCCATCATCTCCAGGGGCTCCATTACGATCGACGGCACCGATGTGCTGGCCATGCCGGCCGCCAAACTGGAAAAGTGGCGCTGGTCGTCGGTGTCCATGGTGTTTCAAAGCGCGATGAACTCGCTCAATCCGGTGCTGACCCTATTCGAGCAGTTCCGTGACATGCTGGCGCGGCACACGGGCCTTTCACGGCCGGAAATCCGGGCGCGGGCCGAAGAGCTGTTGGCGCTGGTCGGCATCCCCGCCGCACGGCTCGACGATTACCCGCACCAGCTTTCGGGCGGCATGCGCCAGCGGGTGGTGCTGACCATGGCGCTGGCGCTCAACCCCAAGCTGATCATCATGGACGAGCCCACCACGGCGCTCGACGTGGTGGTGCAGCGCGAAATCCTGCAGGAAATCATGGCGCTCAAGGCGCAGTTCGGGTTCTCGATCCTGTTCATAACCCATGATCTGGCGCTGATGAGCCAGTTTGCCGATCGGATCGCCGTGATGCTCGAGGGCGAGATCGTCGAACACGCGCCGACCGCCGCCATCGTTTCCGATCCGCAGCACGACTACACGCGCAAGCTCTGGGATGCGATGCCCAGGATCGCAGTGAGGGAGGCAAGTTGA
- a CDS encoding ABC transporter ATP-binding protein gives MIEIDHLTKTYDGRAVVDDVTLSIPSREIVAIVGTSGSGKTTLLRMINRLVEPSAGAIRIDGQDTHDLPPYELRRQIGYAIQGHGLFPHRDVAHNIGTVPRLLGWDKHKISARVDELLEMFQLEPDQYRSRMPHELSGGQKQRVGVARALAAGPLVLLMDEPFGALDPIIRAKAQADLVEIQQRLGTTVVLVTHDMDEAIRLGDRIAVMSEGKVLQYASPQEIIANPVDDFVEAMLGSGDKAFRLLTLDHVSSVVEPGEAEGQPVDTHLSLRDAYSEMLWSQRPALPVTKDGVPIGIVTRAALEKRAARPQ, from the coding sequence ATGATCGAAATCGACCATCTCACCAAGACTTATGACGGCCGCGCCGTCGTCGACGATGTAACGCTCTCCATCCCGAGCCGGGAAATCGTTGCCATCGTGGGCACCTCGGGCTCGGGCAAGACCACGCTGTTGCGCATGATCAACCGGCTGGTCGAGCCCAGTGCCGGCGCCATTCGCATCGACGGCCAGGATACCCACGATCTGCCCCCCTACGAATTGCGGCGCCAGATCGGCTACGCCATTCAGGGGCACGGGCTGTTTCCCCATCGCGACGTCGCCCACAATATCGGCACCGTCCCGCGCCTTTTGGGCTGGGACAAGCACAAGATCTCCGCGCGGGTGGACGAACTTTTGGAGATGTTCCAGCTCGAGCCCGACCAATACCGCTCGCGCATGCCGCACGAGCTTTCGGGTGGCCAGAAACAGCGTGTCGGGGTCGCCCGCGCCCTCGCCGCCGGACCGCTGGTCCTGCTCATGGACGAGCCGTTCGGCGCGCTCGACCCGATCATCCGCGCCAAGGCGCAGGCCGATCTGGTGGAAATCCAGCAGCGGCTGGGCACCACCGTCGTCCTTGTCACCCACGACATGGACGAGGCCATCCGGCTCGGCGACCGCATCGCCGTGATGAGCGAGGGCAAGGTTTTGCAATACGCCTCGCCCCAGGAAATCATCGCCAATCCGGTGGACGATTTCGTCGAGGCGATGCTGGGATCTGGCGACAAGGCGTTTAGGCTTTTGACCCTCGATCATGTCTCCTCGGTGGTCGAGCCGGGCGAGGCCGAGGGCCAGCCCGTCGACACCCACCTGTCGCTGCGCGACGCCTATTCGGAAATGCTGTGGTCGCAGCGCCCGGCCCTGCCGGTGACCAAAGACGGCGTACCCATCGGCATCGTCACCCGCGCGGCGCTGGAAAAACGGGCAGCGCGGCCGCAATGA
- a CDS encoding GNAT family N-acetyltransferase, giving the protein MDLLVRLYDLPRYDYSRVAGQGATLRRALPPERGLVADWVEAHFSRHWRSEVEVGFSHQPIDVWLATDASGLLGFACGDVTARGFFGPTGVLEKARGRGIGEALLFRTLEDLRDKGFAYGVIGDPGPVDFYKKKLDAMEIPNSWPGIYRDMLK; this is encoded by the coding sequence ATGGACCTTCTCGTTCGCCTTTACGATCTTCCCCGTTACGATTATTCGCGCGTTGCGGGACAAGGTGCCACCCTGCGCCGGGCGCTCCCTCCCGAGCGCGGGCTGGTTGCCGATTGGGTCGAGGCCCATTTCTCGCGCCACTGGCGCAGCGAGGTCGAAGTGGGGTTTTCGCACCAGCCCATCGATGTTTGGCTGGCGACGGATGCGTCGGGCCTTTTGGGTTTTGCCTGCGGTGATGTCACGGCGCGGGGGTTCTTCGGGCCGACCGGCGTGCTCGAAAAGGCGCGCGGGCGGGGGATCGGGGAGGCGCTGTTGTTCAGGACGCTCGAGGATCTGCGCGACAAGGGTTTCGCCTATGGTGTGATCGGAGATCCGGGGCCTGTGGACTTTTACAAAAAGAAGCTCGACGCCATGGAAATCCCCAATTCCTGGCCGGGCATCTACAGGGACATGCTCAAATAA
- a CDS encoding ABC transporter permease — MRIDKLGVVVAALGLFALVFQSFLVFRANRIVPGEAVPAWDALGVGGIALYGALAVALLVLLLKTPLAIRLAVASLALIALAVAVGMGASALIPEGDTYARVSPGSGVWIMVFAFALAATDALARLKLGPFARVGILIGVAAVLWGILASGLWDDLAVMREYQGRQSAFFAQLQVHLFLAFGSVAAAVLIGVPVGIVCYRIPRVRAGILGSLNVVQTVPSIALFGLLIAPMAWIGANVPGARELGIGGIGYAPAFLALFAYSLLPIVSNTVVGLDGVPRDANEAARGMGMTNGQRMTGVLLPLAFPVILTGIRIILVQNIGLAVIAGLIGGGGLGTFVFQGISQTAMPLVLLGAIPAVAMAFAAAIVLDAGVELSQGRQRARP, encoded by the coding sequence TTGCGTATCGACAAGCTCGGAGTGGTGGTTGCCGCTCTGGGGCTTTTCGCGCTCGTTTTTCAATCCTTTCTCGTCTTTCGCGCCAACCGGATCGTCCCCGGCGAGGCGGTTCCCGCCTGGGACGCGCTGGGCGTCGGCGGCATCGCGCTTTATGGCGCGCTGGCCGTTGCGCTCCTGGTCCTGCTGCTCAAGACCCCGCTCGCCATCCGGCTCGCGGTCGCCAGCCTCGCGCTGATCGCGCTGGCGGTCGCCGTGGGCATGGGGGCATCCGCTTTGATCCCCGAAGGCGATACCTATGCCCGTGTTTCGCCCGGCTCGGGTGTGTGGATCATGGTCTTTGCTTTTGCGCTGGCCGCGACCGACGCCCTGGCCCGGCTCAAGCTCGGGCCGTTCGCCCGGGTCGGCATTCTGATCGGTGTGGCCGCGGTTCTGTGGGGCATCCTTGCTTCGGGCCTGTGGGACGATCTGGCGGTGATGCGCGAATATCAGGGTCGGCAGTCGGCGTTTTTTGCCCAATTGCAGGTCCATCTGTTTCTTGCCTTCGGATCGGTGGCCGCGGCGGTGCTGATCGGGGTTCCGGTGGGAATCGTGTGCTACCGCATACCCCGCGTCCGGGCCGGTATTCTGGGCAGCCTCAATGTGGTCCAGACCGTCCCCTCGATTGCGCTGTTCGGGCTGTTGATCGCGCCCATGGCCTGGATCGGCGCCAACGTGCCCGGCGCGCGCGAGCTCGGCATCGGCGGTATCGGCTACGCCCCGGCCTTTCTGGCGCTGTTTGCCTATTCGCTGCTGCCCATTGTGTCCAACACCGTCGTCGGCCTCGACGGGGTGCCGCGCGATGCCAATGAAGCAGCGCGCGGCATGGGCATGACCAATGGACAGCGCATGACAGGTGTTTTGCTGCCTCTGGCTTTCCCGGTGATCCTCACCGGTATCCGCATCATTTTGGTCCAGAATATCGGTCTGGCGGTTATCGCCGGGCTGATCGGGGGCGGGGGGCTTGGCACCTTCGTGTTCCAGGGCATTTCGCAAACCGCCATGCCGCTCGTTCTGCTCGGGGCGATCCCCGCCGTCGCCATGGCGTTCGCGGCGGCCATCGTGCTCGACGCTGGGGTGGAATTGAGCCAGGGCCGCCAGAGGGCAAGACCATGA
- the osmF gene encoding glycine betaine ABC transporter substrate-binding protein OsmF: MKLLSIIAGAAVAAALTTTAYGQVVVSSKIDTEGGVLGNIIAQMLQANDIETENRIQLGATPIVREAIAAGQIDIYPEYTGNGAFFFGLEDEDVWNDAQAGFDRVAEMDLSENGVVWLTPSPANNTWAIAVRSDVAEENGLATMSDFGAYIADGGEIVLAASSEFVTSPAALPAFQEAYGFELSSDQLIQLSGGDTAATISAAANQTSGANAAMVYGTDGGIAPSGLVVMDDDMGVQPVYAPAPIIRQDVLDEYPQIAEILAPVFEGLTLEVLQDLNGRVQVGGEPAEAVAESYLTENGFL, translated from the coding sequence GTGAAACTGCTTTCCATCATTGCTGGCGCGGCTGTTGCTGCCGCGCTGACCACGACTGCCTACGGGCAGGTGGTCGTCTCGTCCAAGATCGATACCGAGGGCGGTGTTTTGGGCAACATCATTGCCCAGATGCTGCAGGCCAACGATATCGAGACCGAGAACCGCATCCAGCTTGGCGCGACGCCCATCGTGCGCGAGGCGATTGCAGCCGGCCAGATCGACATCTACCCGGAATATACGGGCAATGGCGCGTTCTTTTTCGGTCTTGAGGACGAGGACGTCTGGAATGACGCGCAGGCCGGGTTCGACCGGGTTGCCGAAATGGACCTTTCCGAAAACGGTGTCGTCTGGCTCACGCCTTCGCCGGCCAACAACACATGGGCCATTGCCGTGCGCTCGGATGTCGCCGAGGAAAACGGGCTGGCGACCATGTCCGATTTCGGCGCCTATATCGCTGATGGCGGTGAAATCGTGCTTGCCGCATCGAGCGAGTTCGTGACCTCGCCTGCTGCCTTGCCCGCCTTTCAGGAGGCCTACGGGTTCGAGCTTTCTTCAGACCAGTTGATCCAGCTTTCGGGTGGCGACACCGCAGCGACCATTTCGGCTGCGGCCAACCAGACCTCGGGCGCCAACGCGGCCATGGTCTATGGCACCGATGGCGGCATCGCGCCGTCCGGGCTCGTGGTCATGGATGACGATATGGGCGTGCAGCCGGTCTATGCGCCTGCGCCGATCATCCGCCAGGACGTGCTGGACGAATATCCGCAGATCGCGGAAATCCTTGCCCCGGTGTTTGAAGGCCTGACGCTCGAAGTGCTGCAGGATCTCAACGGCCGCGTGCAGGTGGGAGGCGAACCGGCCGAAGCGGTCGCCGAATCCTACCTGACCGAAAACGGCTTTCTCTAA
- a CDS encoding transglutaminase family protein, with translation MLYDIRLKLDYAYDAPVSGGRHLVRVFPANLAGIQRVVAASLTVDPQPAERSEFVDFFGTRVAALAYRSAHEALDIAIAARVEVLRGDPGIDFTPTLETLHAEIAGNWDMGSLSPHHFLSPSPRIAIEPAITAYARSSVKQAISVRELAHHLGLRIHADFAYDGEATLVDTPVTEAFALRRGVCQDFAHIMIAGLRGLGVPAGYVSGFLRTIPPEGEERLEGADAMHAWVKVWCGRETGWVEFDPTNAIFAGQDHIVIGYGRDYSDVTPIVGMLRSAGGQETTQAVDVLEVG, from the coding sequence ATGCTCTACGACATCCGGCTCAAGCTCGATTATGCCTATGATGCCCCGGTTTCGGGCGGGCGGCATCTGGTGCGGGTGTTTCCGGCCAATCTGGCGGGCATCCAGCGGGTCGTGGCGGCGAGCCTGACCGTCGATCCCCAACCGGCCGAACGCTCCGAGTTTGTCGACTTCTTCGGCACCCGCGTGGCGGCGCTCGCCTATCGCAGCGCCCATGAGGCTCTCGATATCGCCATTGCAGCCCGGGTCGAAGTGCTGCGCGGCGATCCGGGCATCGATTTCACGCCAACGCTCGAGACGCTCCATGCCGAAATCGCCGGCAACTGGGACATGGGATCGCTCTCGCCCCATCATTTCCTCAGCCCCAGCCCCCGCATCGCCATAGAGCCAGCGATCACCGCCTATGCCAGATCGAGCGTCAAGCAAGCGATTTCGGTGCGCGAGCTGGCCCACCATCTGGGTCTGCGCATCCATGCCGATTTTGCCTATGACGGCGAGGCGACGCTGGTCGATACCCCGGTGACCGAGGCCTTCGCGCTCAGGCGCGGCGTGTGTCAGGATTTCGCGCACATCATGATTGCCGGCCTGCGCGGGCTGGGCGTTCCGGCGGGCTATGTCTCGGGGTTCCTGCGCACCATACCGCCCGAAGGCGAAGAGCGGCTCGAAGGCGCGGACGCCATGCACGCCTGGGTGAAAGTGTGGTGCGGGCGCGAAACCGGGTGGGTCGAGTTCGATCCCACAAACGCGATTTTCGCCGGCCAGGATCATATCGTCATCGGCTATGGGCGCGATTATTCCGACGTCACTCCAATCGTGGGCATGCTGCGCTCGGCGGGCGGGCAGGAAACGACACAGGCCGTGGACGTTCTGGAAGTCGGCTAG
- a CDS encoding ABC transporter permease yields the protein MAFVLRRLGFYIAAFFVAATINFILPRLMPGNPIDIMFAQSQTTIPPEARAALIETFGFATGPLHEQYFSYLKSVFTGDFGYSIRFYPQTVNERLGYALPWTLLLAGCATVLAFAIGTLMGIFAAWKRGGAFDAIITPASLALQAIPPVVIAIVALFVFGVALRWLPTGYAFNPSLDPGFTWTYISSVFVHGLMPVISLMIVFVGGYLVTMRNNMIGQLGEDHVIMGLAKGLSERRVKFNYAARNALLPSVTSLGLTLGAILGGSLVTEVVFNYPGLGQTLYIGIVTRDYPLIQGQLLIMTLAILTANLIVDLAYVLLDPRLRRA from the coding sequence ATGGCTTTCGTCCTGCGCCGACTGGGCTTTTACATCGCCGCATTCTTCGTTGCGGCCACCATCAATTTCATTCTGCCGCGGCTGATGCCCGGCAATCCCATCGACATCATGTTTGCCCAGTCGCAAACGACGATCCCGCCCGAAGCGCGGGCCGCACTGATCGAAACCTTCGGGTTTGCCACAGGTCCGCTGCACGAGCAGTATTTCTCCTATCTCAAATCGGTGTTTACCGGTGATTTCGGCTATTCGATCCGGTTTTATCCCCAGACGGTCAACGAGCGGCTCGGCTATGCGCTGCCCTGGACGCTGCTTCTGGCCGGGTGCGCGACGGTGCTGGCCTTTGCCATCGGCACGTTGATGGGCATTTTTGCCGCCTGGAAGCGCGGCGGGGCGTTCGATGCCATCATCACCCCCGCGTCGCTGGCCCTGCAGGCCATTCCGCCGGTTGTGATCGCCATTGTCGCATTGTTCGTTTTCGGCGTTGCCCTACGCTGGCTGCCGACCGGATATGCCTTCAATCCCAGCCTGGACCCAGGCTTTACCTGGACCTACATCAGTTCGGTCTTCGTCCACGGCCTGATGCCGGTCATCTCGCTGATGATCGTTTTCGTGGGCGGCTATCTGGTCACCATGCGCAACAACATGATCGGCCAGCTCGGCGAGGACCATGTGATCATGGGCCTGGCCAAGGGGCTGTCGGAACGCCGGGTCAAGTTCAACTACGCGGCCCGCAACGCGCTCCTGCCTTCGGTCACGTCGCTGGGGCTGACGCTGGGCGCAATCCTTGGCGGCTCGCTGGTCACCGAGGTGGTGTTCAACTATCCCGGCCTCGGCCAGACGCTCTATATCGGCATCGTCACCCGCGATTACCCGCTCATCCAGGGCCAGCTGCTCATCATGACGCTGGCGATCCTGACGGCAAACCTCATCGTCGATCTGGCCTATGTGCTGCTCGACCCGCGTCTGCGGAGGGCCTGA
- a CDS encoding ABC transporter ATP-binding protein, with protein sequence MSDAPLLEIDNASKVFHLKPMFGAAKEVVAMRNVSLSVEKGRALAIVGESGSGKSTIGRAVTRLFQLSEGQVRFKGRNIADIKGRAEELAYSQAVQMVFQDPFAALNPAHTIRHHLERPLKLHKKLGGSGLADAVRGVLADVELDPAVTLEKYPHELSGGQRQRVNLARALAVGAELIVADEPTSMLDVSIRKSVLGLMQRMKAERGITFLYITHDIATAHYLAEDTAVMFGGQVVEWGPSDSVISNPQHAYTKVLLSAVPDPNVRFVADADGGRAFAQNIEKVRALARKPAGLPVEVEPGHFVRHRFQDMDAA encoded by the coding sequence ATGTCTGACGCACCGCTTCTCGAAATCGACAACGCCTCGAAAGTCTTTCATCTCAAGCCCATGTTCGGCGCCGCCAAGGAGGTCGTTGCCATGCGCAATGTCTCGCTGAGCGTTGAAAAGGGCAGGGCCCTTGCCATCGTTGGTGAATCGGGCTCGGGCAAATCGACAATCGGGCGGGCCGTCACCCGGTTGTTTCAGCTTTCCGAAGGCCAGGTGAGGTTCAAGGGCCGCAACATTGCCGATATCAAGGGGCGCGCCGAGGAACTTGCCTATTCGCAGGCCGTGCAGATGGTATTTCAGGACCCGTTTGCTGCGCTCAATCCGGCCCATACCATCCGTCACCACCTCGAACGCCCGCTCAAACTGCACAAAAAGCTCGGCGGTAGCGGGCTGGCCGATGCGGTGCGGGGCGTTCTGGCCGATGTGGAACTGGACCCCGCCGTGACGCTGGAAAAATATCCGCACGAACTGTCGGGCGGCCAGCGCCAGCGGGTCAATCTGGCCCGGGCGCTTGCGGTGGGGGCCGAACTGATCGTTGCGGACGAGCCTACCTCGATGCTCGACGTGTCGATCCGCAAATCGGTGCTGGGCCTGATGCAACGCATGAAGGCTGAGCGCGGCATCACATTCCTCTACATCACCCACGATATCGCCACCGCCCATTATCTGGCCGAGGACACCGCGGTAATGTTCGGTGGGCAGGTGGTCGAGTGGGGGCCCTCGGACAGCGTTATTTCCAATCCGCAACATGCCTATACCAAGGTGCTGCTCTCGGCCGTGCCAGACCCCAATGTCCGCTTTGTTGCCGATGCGGATGGGGGCAGGGCGTTTGCCCAGAACATCGAAAAAGTGCGGGCGCTGGCTCGCAAGCCGGCGGGCTTGCCCGTCGAGGTCGAGCCGGGGCATTTTGTGCGTCACAGATTCCAGGACATGGACGCCGCCTGA